A genomic window from Terriglobia bacterium includes:
- a CDS encoding FAD-dependent oxidoreductase: protein MSVRIGVYVCHCGTNISGKVNVPEVTAFAGTLPNVVIAREYKFMCSDPGQLLIQDDIKNAGLDRIVVASCSPLMHEPTFRGACERADLNRYLFQMANIREHCSWVTVDPNAATEKAKALIAASVAKATFLAELPRKTVPVNNAALVVGGGIAGIQAALDIAESGRTVYLVEKEASIGGHMAQFDKTFPTLDCAACILTPKMVQVGNHANIKLMSSSEVEEVRGFVGNFKVKLRHKATYVDHAKCTGCGLCWESCPARKIPAARVIRKGKLVIGNTAVGDGPHGSVPPGKE from the coding sequence ATGAGTGTCCGGATCGGCGTATACGTTTGTCACTGCGGCACCAATATCTCGGGCAAAGTAAACGTTCCGGAAGTGACCGCGTTTGCCGGCACGCTTCCGAATGTGGTCATAGCCCGGGAATACAAGTTCATGTGCTCCGATCCTGGCCAGCTCCTGATCCAGGACGATATCAAGAACGCCGGGCTGGATCGCATTGTCGTTGCCTCCTGTTCCCCGCTCATGCACGAACCGACTTTCCGGGGCGCCTGCGAGAGGGCGGATCTGAACCGCTACCTTTTCCAGATGGCGAATATCCGGGAGCATTGCTCGTGGGTTACGGTGGATCCCAACGCTGCGACCGAGAAGGCCAAGGCGCTCATCGCCGCGTCCGTCGCGAAGGCCACGTTTCTGGCCGAACTGCCCCGCAAGACGGTCCCTGTCAACAATGCCGCCCTCGTGGTGGGGGGTGGCATCGCCGGCATCCAGGCTGCATTGGATATCGCTGAGTCGGGGCGGACCGTCTACCTCGTCGAGAAGGAAGCTTCGATCGGCGGGCATATGGCGCAGTTCGACAAGACGTTTCCCACGCTGGACTGTGCTGCGTGCATCCTTACTCCCAAGATGGTGCAGGTGGGGAACCACGCCAACATCAAGCTGATGTCCTCCAGCGAAGTGGAAGAGGTCCGTGGCTTTGTCGGCAATTTCAAAGTGAAGCTGCGGCACAAGGCCACATACGTGGATCATGCCAAATGCACGGGATGCGGGCTCTGCTGGGAATCATGCCCCGCGAGGAAAATCCCTGCTGCGCGCGTGATACGTAAAGGCAAGCTGGTGATCGGGAACACTGCGGTCGGGGACGGCCCTCACGGCAGTGTACCTCCCGGCAAGGAATAG